The genomic segment AATACGCGGATGGTAGTTGAACTGCTAACCCCGATTGCGATGGATGAGGGGTTACGGTTTGCGGTTCGCGAGGGGGGGCGCACGGTAGGCGCTGGAGTCGTCACTAAAATCCTCCAGTGACCCATAGTATTAATTCGACGGGAGGCCGTGATGCGAGACCTTATTGCGCTTTCTTGTGAGCAGTGTAAGCAGAAAAACTACACCACAACAAAAAATAAGAAAACAACAACTGAAAAAGTATCTCTTCGTAAATTCTGCCCTTTCTGCCGAACGCATACTTCTCATAAAGAGGGGAAAGTATAAGACTGAGGGGTCAGTAGCTCCAACGGCTAGAGCATCGGACTCCAAATCCGAGGGTTGCAGGTTCGAATCCTGCCTGACCCGCTGATGAAACTCTCTTATTTTTGTAACAACTGGCATTGGTGGTACCACTCATAATGAAAGAATGGGCGCTTACTGTTCAATCCTTTCTTCAAGAAGCTTGGGCCGAGTTCCAACGTGTTCAATGGCCCTCTCGGAAGGAGGTACGAGTTGCCACTATTGTGGTGATTGCTCTTGTGACTATTATCGCACTCTATCTATTCTTCGTTGATTGGATATTGTCTGGATTGTTTCAGTGGGCTCTGAAAAGCTGAAGTAAATCGCGAGATCACCATGGCCAAGCTCTGGTATGTCGTCCACACATATTCCGGATATGAACGTAAAGCAAAAGCTGCACTAGAAGAGCGTATACGAGCGCTTGGGAAGCAGGAGTATTTTGCTGATATTCTCGTTCCTGAAGAACAAGTTGTTGAACTCGTAAAAGGAAGGAAGCGAACCTCAGCGCGAAAGTTTTTCCCCGGTTATATCCTCGTCAATATGGAGATGAACGACGAGACCTGGCACGTTGTAAAGTCTACGCCCAAGGTAACGGGGTTCGTTGGTGGGTCGAACGATCCGAGTACAATCCCGCCTGTCTCAGAAGCCGAAGTGTTGGAGATCAATCATCAGGTACAGGAAGGGACTCTACGTCCGAAACCCAAGGTTCTCTTTGAAACTGGGGAAAATGTGAAGGTTACTGACGGACCTTTCCAAGACTTTACTGGTGTCGTTGAAGAAGTGAAGCCGGAAAAAGGGAAGCTGCGAGTGCTTATCAGCATCTTTGGGCGCGCGACACCAGTTGAACTCGATCTAGTGCAAGTAGAAAAAGCATAACTAGGTAACGCGTATATGGCAAAAAAAGTTGTCGGAGAAGTCAAGCTGCAGATTCCAGCGGGTCAAGCAAACCCGAGTCCACCAGTAGGCCCGGCACTTGGGCAACGTGGTGTGAACATCATGGAATTCGTTAAAGCTTTTAACGCGCGGACACAGGCGCAACAAGGGCTTATCATTCCCGTGGTCATCACGGTGTACGCTGATCGTTCCTTCTCTTTTATAACGAAAACTCCGCCTGCTTCTGTCCTCATTAAAAAAGCGCTCGGTATAGAGAAGGGATCAGGAGAGCCAGCAAAGAAAAGTGCCGGATCAATTACTAGAGCGCAGGTCCGAGAAATTGCGACAATTAAACTGCCAGATTTAAACGCTATAGATATTGACGGTGCAATCAAAACTGTGGAAGGAACTGCCCGCAGCATGGGCATTGAAGTGGTGGACTAACATGGCGAACAAAGGCAAAAGCTACCGAGCTGCAGCGGAAAAAGTCGATCGAGAGAAACTGTACTCACTAAAGGATGCTATCTCTCTTGTTCACCAGGTCAAGAGAGCGAAGTTTGATGAAACCGTCGAACTTGCCCTTCGCTTAGGTGTCGATCCTCGTAAAGCCGACCAAAACGTGAGAGGCACAGTTATCCTTCCCCACGGCACAGGAAAAACTGTACGAGTGGCTGTTTTTGCAAAAGGCGAGAAAGCCCGTGAGGCTGAGGCTGCTGGGGCCGATGTGGTTGGAGCTGAAGAACTGGCCAAACGTATATCTGATGAAGGCTGGCTTGAGTTTGATAAAGCGATTGCTACTCCAGATATGATGGGTGTTGTCGGGCGATTGGGAAAAGTTCTTGGTCCACGTGGTTTAATGCCTAATCCGAAGGTTGGTACAGTAACGATGGATGTGGGCAAAGCCGTTCAAGAACTTAAAGGCGGTAAGGTTGAATACCGCGTTGACAAAGCTGGCAATGTTCACGTGCCAGTTGGGAAATCTTCTTTCTCTGAGGAGCAGCTTGTCGACAATGCGATGTCGCTGTTGACGAGTGTGGTACGTGCGAAGCCATCTTCTTCAAAGGGAACCTACCTGTTGCGCGTTGCTGTGAGTTCGACAATGGGACCTGGGGTACGGGTTGATCCAGTCTCTGTGACTCAACACGCTGCAGCGTAAGCTGGATACTGGCAGGATTCATAACTATGGATAAACGAGAAAAAGAGACAGAGATCAATGATCTCAAAGCGCTTTTAGGAAAGGCGACAACAGCGATCGTTGCTGAGTATAAAGGGCTGACGGTTGCCGAAATCAGTGCGTTACGCAAGGAATTGCGCGAAGTCGCTGGCGAATATCGTGTCGCCAAGAATACCTTGATCGAGTTAGCGATTGAAGGTTCTCCGTACCTTTCTCTGAAAGAAATATTGACCGGTCAGAATGGGATCGCAATCGGCTACGGGGACGCAATTGGCCTCGCCAAGATTGTCACTCGCTACGCAAAAGAAAATCAGAAGTTTGTCGTCAAAGGTGGAGTCACCGATGGGCAATTTTTCCTAGCTTCTGGAGTCGAAGCCTTATCGCAGTTGCCCAGCCGTGAAGCTCTGCGTGCGCAGCTTCTGGGCCTTTTATCTCGCCCAGCCTCTCAGCTTGTGGGCACACTCGCTGCCCCTGGTGGGCAACTTGCTCGTGTTCTGGATGCGCGAAAAGCACAATTAGAATAAACCTCACTATTTGTATTGGAACTGTTTTAAGGAGGAACGTATGGCCCTTACGCCGGAGAAGATGGACGAGATTGTTGGGACCCTTTCTGGGCTCACCATCCTCGAAATTGCTGACTTAGTGAAGAAACTTGAAGAGAAATGGGGAGTGACTGCTGCTGCCCCAGTTGTTGTTGCCGGAGCGGGTGCTCCTGCTGCTGCCGGTGCTGCACCAGCGGCTGCCGTTGAGAAGGAAGACTTTGATGTCGTACTCACTGGCTCTGGTGATAAGAAGATTCAGGTCATTAAAGTGGTGCGTGAGCTTACTGGCCTAGGCTTGAAAGAGGCCAAGGATCTTGTCGATGGCGCTCCTAAGACGGTGAAGGAAGCTGTTGCCAAGGCAGAAGCTGCAGAAATGAAAAAGAAACTGGAAGAAGCTGGCGGGACAGTTGAATTGAAGTAGTTGCACCTTGACCGTAAGGAGAAACGAATGGCCCTCCACCTGGCAAATAACTTCCGCTTTCGGAGACCTTTTGGCCGGATCGGTAAGATTATTGACATTCCGCATTTACTGGAGATTCAACGACACTCATACGATGAGTTCCTGCAAGTCAATGTAGCTCCAGAGCAGCGGAACGATTCGGGATTGCAGGGAGTCTTTCGCTCGGTTTTTCCGATCAAAGATTTCAACGAAACTGCATCACTCGAGTTTGTGAGTTATGCACTCGGAGAGCCGAAATACACGGTTGAAGAATGTCACCAACGAGGGATGACCTACGCGGTCCCTTTGAAGGTGACTATTCAATTGGTGTTGTGGGATGTCGATCAACGAACTGGCGCTCGTACTATTAAAAACGTCAAAGAACAAGAAGTGTATTTTGGCGAATTGCCGCTCATGACCAACCACGGGACGTTCATGGTCAACGGGACTGAACGCGTGATTGTGAGCCAGTTGCATCGTTCCCCCGGAGTGTTCTTTGACCACGATAAGGGGAAAACGCACGCGAGTGGAAAGTTACTCTTCTCGGCTCGCATCATTCCTTATCGAGGGTCATGGATCGACTTCGAGTTCGATCCGCGCGACATTCTGTATGTGCGTATTGATCGGCGTCGTAAGTTCCATGCCACAGTGCTGTTACGAGCCTTGGGCATGTCGACGGAAGACCTGCTTAATTATTTTTACAAGAAAGATACTATCCTTGTTGAGGGACGACGTTCCGTCTCTAAAGTGTTCAAACCTGAACAACTAGTTGGTATCCGTGCGAGTAAAGATGTCCGCCATCCAGAGTCTAATGACCTGATCGTCAAAGAAGGTCGGAAATTCACCCGTGGGTTGCTCAAACAACTGGAGACCGCGGGGGTCGAGCAGATTCCCATTACTGTTGAAGAAGTGATTGGGAATATCGCAGCACACGATATTGTTGATCCGAAAACCAAAGAAGTCCTGGTCGAATGTAATCAAGAAATTACTCAAGAACAGTTCGACCAGCTGGTTGACCGTGGTGTCTCTTCGATTGAAGTGCTCTTCATTGATGACTCGCACATCGGTCCATCACTGCGTAATACATTGCTGCAAGATAAAATCCCCTCTCCTGAGGAAGCCGTTATTGAGATTTATCGGCGACTGCGGCCCGGAGATCCGCCAACTATCGAAGCAGCTACGTTATTTTTCCACAACTTGTTCTTTAACCCTGAACGGTACAACCTCTCGCGGGTTGGACGGCTTAAACTCAACCACAAGCTGCGGATTACCGCTCCTATCGATCAGGGAACGCTTCGACGAGAGGATATTCTCGAAGTCGTTCGTTATTTAATTGAATTGAAAAACGGCAATGGCGTTGTCGATGACATAGACCATCTAGGGAACCGTCGTGTTCGTGCTGTCGGTGAACTTGTCGAGAATCAGTTTCGCATCGGTCTGGTTCGTATGGAACGTGCAGTGAAAGAACGCATGAGCCTACAAGATGTCGAGACGTTGATGCCGCAAGAGTTGGTGAATTACAAGCCGGTGTCTGCTGCGTTAAAAGAATTTTTTGGCTCCAGCCAACTTTCCCAATTCATGGATCAGACGAATCCGCTATCCGAGGTGACACATAAACGCCGCTTGTCAGCGCTTGGACCTGGTGGACTCACACGTGAGCGAGCTGGTTTTGAAGTGCGCGACGTCCATCCTACGCACTACGGTCGCGTCTGTCCGATCGAGACTCCTGAAGGGCCAAACATCGGGCTAATTTCTAGTCTCTCGACCTACGCGCGTGTGAATGAGTTCGGATTCATCGAAACCCCTTATCGTGAAGTCGACAACGGTAGGGTGACGGATAAAGTTCGCTATCTGTCTGCTCTTGAAGAAGAGAGCCAGACGATTGCCCAAGCCAACGTACCTATCGGTCAGCGTGGTGTCTTAACTGGAGAGCTTATTTCAGCTCGATTGGGTGGTGAGTTCGTTATGGTGCGGCCACAGCAAACACAGCTCATGGACGTTGCACCAACACAGTTAGTCAGCGTTGCCGCTGCTTTGATTCCTTTCTTGGAACACGACGACGCGAATCGCGCTTTGATGGGTTCGAACATGCAGCGGCAAGCAGTACCGTTGCTACGCACAGAAGCGCCTCTAGTCGGCACTGGTATGGAACGAGTCGTTGCACGCGACTCTGGTGCGACAGTTGTTGCCCGGCGAAGTGGCATTGTTGAAAGTGTAGATTCTGCCCGTGTTGTGCTGAAAGCCGATGCTCCAGCCGGTCCTGGTGATGTTGGTATCGATATTTATTCGCTCACGAAGTATCAACGTTCAAACCAGGGTACTTGCGTCAACCAGAAACCTGTTGTCGTTGTTGGAGATCGAGTACAGGCAGGGGATGTTCTTGCAGATGGCCCAGCAACCGACATGGGAGAACTGGCCCTCGGGCGAAATGTCCTCGTCGCTTTCATGATTTGGGGCGGGTATAACTTTGAAGACTCGATTTTAGTGAGTGAACGGCTGCTACGCGAAGATGTCTTCACTTCTGTGCATATCGAAGAGTTTGAATGTGTAGCCCGAGACACGAAGCTTGGTCCAGAAGAAATCACCCAAGATATTCCCAATGTCGGAGAAGAAGCGCTCAAGGATTTAGATGAAAGTGGTATTGTCAGGATTGGGGCTGAGGTCAAACCAGGAGATATTCTCGTCGGTAAGATTACTCCGAAAGGAGAAATGCAACTCTCTCCTGAAGAGAAATTGCTACGCGCCATCTTTGGTGAGAAGGCCGGGGAGGTGCGAGATACCTCACTCCGTGTCCCTCCAGGCGTGGAAGGAACCATCATTAATGTACGAGTCTTCTCGCGCAAAGGAGTAGTGAAGGACGACCGCAGTCGTAGTATCGAAGACGAAGAAGTCCAACGACTGCAAAAGGATCAAGAAGAAGAAGTCCGTATCATCAAGGAGAGCACCCTCGGGAAGATTAAAGATCTGCTGATTGGGCAAACAGCGGCGATTCGAATCAGTGATGACGATTCTCGACGTATCCTCATTCCAAAGGGAAAAGAAGTTACGGAAGAATTGCTCAACGAAGTACCTTCGTCAGTGTGGGGAAGGATCAAAGTCGAGAACGAAAAAGTCGAAGAAGAACTCACTCGTACTGTCGAAGCGATGGAAGAGCAGATCAACCAGATCCGTGAGGATTTCGATAAACGGATTGAGAAGATTAAGAGTGGAGATGAGCTGCCGCCTGGAATCATAAAGATGGTGAAGGTCTTTGTCGCCATCAAGCGCAAATTGCAGGTGGGAGACAAAATGGCAGGGCGGCACGGAAACAAAGGGGTTCTCTCTCGTATCCTGCCCGAAGAAGATATGCCTTGTTTAGCAGATGGGACACCTGTTGATGTCGTTCTTAACCCTCTTGGGGTTCCGTCACGTATGAATGTGGGACAGATTCTCGAAACCCACCTTGGATGGGCAATTCATACGGTTGGTAAGCAACTGGAAGAGGAAAGTGCCCAGCAGAACGGCAAAAGCCACGATGAAGGATTGCGCAAACATCTGAAAGAAGTCTACGGCCAAGCTGAAGGTTTTACCCACGTCATCGACTCGCTTTCTGGAACAGACTTGCGGCGGGTCGCAAAACGCGCCAAACACGGAGTGCACATTGCTTCTCCGGTGTTCGATGGTGCAACTGAGGAAGAGATCGTTTCCTTCCTCAAACGAACAGGACTGCCGGAGTCGGGGCAGACGATCCTTTACGATGGACGGACTGGTGAACCATTTGCCGAACCCGTGACTGTTGGTGTGATGTATATCTTAAAACTTCACCATTTGGTTGAAGATAAGATTCACGCTCGTTCGACTGGCCCGTACTCGTTGGTCACTCAACAACCACTGGGTGGAAAAGCGCAATTTGGTGGACAACGCCTTGGAGAAATGGAGGTCTGGGCTCTGGAAGCCTACGGAGCCGCATACAGCCTACAAGAAATGCTTACCGTGAAATCTGATGATGTTGCCGGACGAACCCGCATGTATGAAGCGATCGTCAAAGGAGAAAATGTGCTCGAACCTGGGCTGCCTGAGTCGTTCAATGTGATGATTCGTGAATTACAAAGCTTGGCTTTGAACGTCGAACTATTGGAAGAAACACGTTAGGGTGCAAGGGGAGGAATCATGGAAGATTTTCTCGGTCTGTTTGAGAAACCACAAAATCCGCTCCGTTTTAATGCTATCCGCGTGTCCTTAGCATCACCGGATTTGATTCGTTCGTGGTCGCATGGCGAAGTAAAAAAACCGGAAACGATTAACTATCGAACCTTCAAGCCAGAACGCGATGGCTTATTTTGCGCTAAAATCTTTGGCCCGACCAAAGACTATGAGTGCAATTGCGGAAAATATAAACGCATGCGACATCGCGGTGTTGTCTGCGAAAAATGTGGTGTCGAAGTTATTCAATCAAAAGTGCGTCGTGAACGGATGGGCCATATCGATTTGGCGAGCCCGGTGGCGCATATTTGGTTTCTCAAGAGCTTACCCAGTCGGATTGGGACGTTGCTCGATATGACCCTAAAGGAGCTTGAGCGCGTCCTCTATTTTGAGTCGTATATCATTGTTGATCCTGGTACCACGCCACTCAAAAAGAAAGAATTGGTAAGTGAAACCCGCTATCGCAAACTTGTAGAGGAGCATGGGCCAGGGACATTTATCGCAGAAATGGGTGCTGAGGCGATTCGTAAGCTGCTTCGCGACCTGCATCTGGAGAAGCTTTCTGAAGATTTACGTATCGAAATGGTGGAAACTTCCAGTGAAGCTCGTCGTAAGAAGATCGCCAAACGCCTTAAAGTGCTTAATGCGTTTCGACACTCAGGCAACAAACCTGAGTGGATGATTCTCGAAGTTTTACCTGTCATCCCGCCAGACTTGCGTCCGCTCGTGCCGCTCGATGGTGGCCGATTTGCGACCTCGGATCTGAATGATCTCTATCGTCGGGTGATTAACCGGAATAACCGGCTCAAGCGATTGATCGAACTCAGCGCCCCCGACATTATCGTGCGCAACGAAAAGCGCATGTTGCAAGAGGCGGTCGATGCGCTGTTTGATAACGGTCGGCGTGGTCGCCCACTCAGTGGCCCAAATAAGCGCCCGTTGAAATCCCTCTCCGACATGTTGAAAGGGAAAGGGGGCCGTTTCCGCCAGAACCTGCTTGGCAAACGTGTCGATTACTCTGGCCGTTCGGTTATTGTTATCGGTCCTGAATTGCGTCTCCATCAGTGCGGGTTGCCGAAACACATGGCACTCGAGCTGTTCAAGCCTTTTATCTACAACAAGCTCGAAGAGCGTGGGCATACAACGACTATTAAGAGTGCCAAGAAGATGGTCGAGAAAGAGCGACCAGAAGTTTGGGATATTCTTGATGAAGTGATTCGGGAACATCCCGTCTTACTCAATCGTGCACCAACGTTGCATCGCTTGGGGATTCAAGCTTTTGAACCGACACTCATCGAAGGGAAAGCCATTCAGCTCCATCCACTTGTCTGTATGGCTTATAACGCCGACTTTGATGGCGACCAAATGGCGGTGCACATTCCGTTATCGGTCGAGGCGCAAGTTGAAGCCCGTGGGTTGATGATGTCGACAAATAACATCCTCTCACCTGCGCATGGCAAAGCGATCATCGGTCCAACGCAGGATATTGTCTTGGGTTTGTACTCCATGACACGCGAGAAGCCCAGTGCACTTGGTGAAGGCAAGATTTTCAGCAACCCTGATGAAGTCCGGATCGCCTATGATCAACGCGCGGTTGAATTGCAGGCGCGTATCAAAGTTCGTATCCACGGGGAAATGACTGAAACTACAGTTGGCCGCACGCTTCTCTATGACATTGTTCCGGCGGAGATTTCTTTCTCTGAGGTGAACCGTGTCATGAAGAAAAAGGAACTCGGCTCACTGATTGATAGTGCGTTCCGCAAGTCAGGAAACAAGGCTACCGTGATCTTCGCCGATCGTTTGAAGGACCTTGGCTTTGAGTATGCCACGAGAGCTGGTATCTCGATTGGCATTCAAGATATGGCGATTCCGCCAGCAAAAGAAAAATTGCTGGGCGAAGCGCAGCGGTCACTGGAAGAAATTCAGGATCAGTATACTAAAGGTCTTATCACGGACGGTGAACGTCATAACAAAGTCGTCGATACCTGGGCTGCGGTCACCGATGAAGTTGCCAACGAAATGTTCAAGGGGCTGCAACAAAATCGCAAAGGTTTCAGTCCGATCTACATCATGGCTGATTCTGGTGCTCGTGGCAGTGCGCAGCAGATTCGTCAGCTTGCGGGTATGCGTGGCTTGATGGCCAAGCCCTCAGGCGAAATCATCGAAACCCCGATCACCGCGAATTTCCGTGAAGGGTTGTCGGTGTTGCAATACTTCATCTCTACGCACGGTGCCCGCAAAGGGTTGGCAGACACTGCTTTGAAAACAGCGAATTCTGGATATCTCACTCGCCGTTTGGTCGATGTCGCCCAGGATTCGATCGTCAGTGAGGAAGATTGTGGAACAATCGACGGGATCGAGATGACCCCTCTGGTCGAAGGTGGGGAAATCATCGAAGGTCTCGGCGAACGGGTCCTTGGCCGTGTCGCATTGGAAGATGTTCGCGATCCTTTCTCCAACGAAACGCTCGTCTATGCCAACGAAGAGATTGATGAAGAGCGCGTCAAGTTAATCGAGGATGCTGGACTCGAACGTGTCCGCATCCGCTCTGCCTTAACCTGCCAAGCGCGGCGGGGTATTTGTATCCGGTGCTATGGTCGTGACCTTGCTCGTGGGCGTATCGTGAACATGGGAGAAGCAGTAGGTATCATTGCTGCTCAGTCAATTGGTGAGCCAGGGACGCAGTTGACCATGCGGACTTTCCACTTTGGTGGCGCGGCGAGCCGGCGTGCAGAGCAAACGACACTGACCCCACGGAACGAGGGTATTCTTCGCTTCGTGAATCTTCAGACTGTTACGAGCCGCGATGGTGATCTTGTTGTGATCAACCGTAACGGTGAAGTAATCATTGTTGATTCACCTGAACCTGGCCGAGAACGCGAGCGCGAACGTTACCCGATCGTGTATGGAGCGCGATTCAAGAAGAAGGATGGCGCACGGGTCAAAGCTGGGGACCTCATTGCAGAATGGGACCCGTTTACCATACCGATTCTGACTGAACTCGGCGGTGAGGTGCGTTTCAGTGACCTTGATGAGCGCACCATGCAGGAGAAAGTGGACGAACGAACTGGGTTGTCGAGTCGAGTGATTGTCGACTACCGTGACCCCAACGTACGGCCACGAATTTCCATCGTCGATGAGGCTGGAAAAGTAGCGAAACTCATGAACGGGAACGAGGCTCGGTACGTTCTTCCGGTCGGTGCGAACCTGAACGTTGTTGAAGGGCAAAAGGTATCAGCTGGTGATGTCGTCGCCAAGATTCCACGAGAAACAACCAAAACGAAAGATATCACAGGTGGTTTGCCTCGGGTTGCCGAACTGTTCGAGGCGCGCAAACCGAAAGAATTTGCGGTCATTAGTGAGATCGAAGGTATAGTGTCATTCGGGAAAGATACAAAAGGGAAACGCAAAGTTGTGATTTCTCCAGAAGTGGGAGAACCGCGTGAGTATCTCATCCCACGTGGGAAAAACATCAGCGTTCGTGAAGGTGACCATGTTCGGGCTGGTGAAGCGCTGATGGACGGCTCCTCGAACCCCCATGACATCTTAGGTGTCTTGGGAGAAAAAGAGCTGGCGAAGTCTCTGGTTGATTCTGTACAGGAGATTTATCGCCTGCAAGGTGTCCGTATCCATGACAAGCACATCGAGGTGATCGTCCGGCAGATGATGCGCCGTGTGGCTGTCACTGAGGTGGGAGATTCTGATTTTCTCATTGGCGAGCAAGTCGAAAAGTGGCGCTTCCAGGAAGAAACCGAGAAGATCCTTACTCAGGGAGGAAAACCTCCGGA from the Deltaproteobacteria bacterium genome contains:
- the nusG gene encoding transcription termination/antitermination protein NusG produces the protein MAKLWYVVHTYSGYERKAKAALEERIRALGKQEYFADILVPEEQVVELVKGRKRTSARKFFPGYILVNMEMNDETWHVVKSTPKVTGFVGGSNDPSTIPPVSEAEVLEINHQVQEGTLRPKPKVLFETGENVKVTDGPFQDFTGVVEEVKPEKGKLRVLISIFGRATPVELDLVQVEKA
- a CDS encoding 50S ribosomal protein L10, whose translation is MDKREKETEINDLKALLGKATTAIVAEYKGLTVAEISALRKELREVAGEYRVAKNTLIELAIEGSPYLSLKEILTGQNGIAIGYGDAIGLAKIVTRYAKENQKFVVKGGVTDGQFFLASGVEALSQLPSREALRAQLLGLLSRPASQLVGTLAAPGGQLARVLDARKAQLE
- the rplK gene encoding 50S ribosomal protein L11; protein product: MAKKVVGEVKLQIPAGQANPSPPVGPALGQRGVNIMEFVKAFNARTQAQQGLIIPVVITVYADRSFSFITKTPPASVLIKKALGIEKGSGEPAKKSAGSITRAQVREIATIKLPDLNAIDIDGAIKTVEGTARSMGIEVVD
- the rpoB gene encoding DNA-directed RNA polymerase subunit beta; protein product: MALHLANNFRFRRPFGRIGKIIDIPHLLEIQRHSYDEFLQVNVAPEQRNDSGLQGVFRSVFPIKDFNETASLEFVSYALGEPKYTVEECHQRGMTYAVPLKVTIQLVLWDVDQRTGARTIKNVKEQEVYFGELPLMTNHGTFMVNGTERVIVSQLHRSPGVFFDHDKGKTHASGKLLFSARIIPYRGSWIDFEFDPRDILYVRIDRRRKFHATVLLRALGMSTEDLLNYFYKKDTILVEGRRSVSKVFKPEQLVGIRASKDVRHPESNDLIVKEGRKFTRGLLKQLETAGVEQIPITVEEVIGNIAAHDIVDPKTKEVLVECNQEITQEQFDQLVDRGVSSIEVLFIDDSHIGPSLRNTLLQDKIPSPEEAVIEIYRRLRPGDPPTIEAATLFFHNLFFNPERYNLSRVGRLKLNHKLRITAPIDQGTLRREDILEVVRYLIELKNGNGVVDDIDHLGNRRVRAVGELVENQFRIGLVRMERAVKERMSLQDVETLMPQELVNYKPVSAALKEFFGSSQLSQFMDQTNPLSEVTHKRRLSALGPGGLTRERAGFEVRDVHPTHYGRVCPIETPEGPNIGLISSLSTYARVNEFGFIETPYREVDNGRVTDKVRYLSALEEESQTIAQANVPIGQRGVLTGELISARLGGEFVMVRPQQTQLMDVAPTQLVSVAAALIPFLEHDDANRALMGSNMQRQAVPLLRTEAPLVGTGMERVVARDSGATVVARRSGIVESVDSARVVLKADAPAGPGDVGIDIYSLTKYQRSNQGTCVNQKPVVVVGDRVQAGDVLADGPATDMGELALGRNVLVAFMIWGGYNFEDSILVSERLLREDVFTSVHIEEFECVARDTKLGPEEITQDIPNVGEEALKDLDESGIVRIGAEVKPGDILVGKITPKGEMQLSPEEKLLRAIFGEKAGEVRDTSLRVPPGVEGTIINVRVFSRKGVVKDDRSRSIEDEEVQRLQKDQEEEVRIIKESTLGKIKDLLIGQTAAIRISDDDSRRILIPKGKEVTEELLNEVPSSVWGRIKVENEKVEEELTRTVEAMEEQINQIREDFDKRIEKIKSGDELPPGIIKMVKVFVAIKRKLQVGDKMAGRHGNKGVLSRILPEEDMPCLADGTPVDVVLNPLGVPSRMNVGQILETHLGWAIHTVGKQLEEESAQQNGKSHDEGLRKHLKEVYGQAEGFTHVIDSLSGTDLRRVAKRAKHGVHIASPVFDGATEEEIVSFLKRTGLPESGQTILYDGRTGEPFAEPVTVGVMYILKLHHLVEDKIHARSTGPYSLVTQQPLGGKAQFGGQRLGEMEVWALEAYGAAYSLQEMLTVKSDDVAGRTRMYEAIVKGENVLEPGLPESFNVMIRELQSLALNVELLEETR
- the rpoC gene encoding DNA-directed RNA polymerase subunit beta', which gives rise to MEDFLGLFEKPQNPLRFNAIRVSLASPDLIRSWSHGEVKKPETINYRTFKPERDGLFCAKIFGPTKDYECNCGKYKRMRHRGVVCEKCGVEVIQSKVRRERMGHIDLASPVAHIWFLKSLPSRIGTLLDMTLKELERVLYFESYIIVDPGTTPLKKKELVSETRYRKLVEEHGPGTFIAEMGAEAIRKLLRDLHLEKLSEDLRIEMVETSSEARRKKIAKRLKVLNAFRHSGNKPEWMILEVLPVIPPDLRPLVPLDGGRFATSDLNDLYRRVINRNNRLKRLIELSAPDIIVRNEKRMLQEAVDALFDNGRRGRPLSGPNKRPLKSLSDMLKGKGGRFRQNLLGKRVDYSGRSVIVIGPELRLHQCGLPKHMALELFKPFIYNKLEERGHTTTIKSAKKMVEKERPEVWDILDEVIREHPVLLNRAPTLHRLGIQAFEPTLIEGKAIQLHPLVCMAYNADFDGDQMAVHIPLSVEAQVEARGLMMSTNNILSPAHGKAIIGPTQDIVLGLYSMTREKPSALGEGKIFSNPDEVRIAYDQRAVELQARIKVRIHGEMTETTVGRTLLYDIVPAEISFSEVNRVMKKKELGSLIDSAFRKSGNKATVIFADRLKDLGFEYATRAGISIGIQDMAIPPAKEKLLGEAQRSLEEIQDQYTKGLITDGERHNKVVDTWAAVTDEVANEMFKGLQQNRKGFSPIYIMADSGARGSAQQIRQLAGMRGLMAKPSGEIIETPITANFREGLSVLQYFISTHGARKGLADTALKTANSGYLTRRLVDVAQDSIVSEEDCGTIDGIEMTPLVEGGEIIEGLGERVLGRVALEDVRDPFSNETLVYANEEIDEERVKLIEDAGLERVRIRSALTCQARRGICIRCYGRDLARGRIVNMGEAVGIIAAQSIGEPGTQLTMRTFHFGGAASRRAEQTTLTPRNEGILRFVNLQTVTSRDGDLVVINRNGEVIIVDSPEPGRERERERYPIVYGARFKKKDGARVKAGDLIAEWDPFTIPILTELGGEVRFSDLDERTMQEKVDERTGLSSRVIVDYRDPNVRPRISIVDEAGKVAKLMNGNEARYVLPVGANLNVVEGQKVSAGDVVAKIPRETTKTKDITGGLPRVAELFEARKPKEFAVISEIEGIVSFGKDTKGKRKVVISPEVGEPREYLIPRGKNISVREGDHVRAGEALMDGSSNPHDILGVLGEKELAKSLVDSVQEIYRLQGVRIHDKHIEVIVRQMMRRVAVTEVGDSDFLIGEQVEKWRFQEETEKILTQGGKPPEAKSLLMGITKASLSTDSFISAASFQETTKVLTEAAIHGKIDMLLGLKENVIMGRLIPAGTGTLTYNKSIMHTAEGEGDEQSPSRAMGA
- a CDS encoding 50S ribosomal protein L7/L12, which codes for MALTPEKMDEIVGTLSGLTILEIADLVKKLEEKWGVTAAAPVVVAGAGAPAAAGAAPAAAVEKEDFDVVLTGSGDKKIQVIKVVRELTGLGLKEAKDLVDGAPKTVKEAVAKAEAAEMKKKLEEAGGTVELK
- the rpmG gene encoding 50S ribosomal protein L33, with amino-acid sequence MRDLIALSCEQCKQKNYTTTKNKKTTTEKVSLRKFCPFCRTHTSHKEGKV
- the secE gene encoding preprotein translocase subunit SecE; the encoded protein is MVPLIMKEWALTVQSFLQEAWAEFQRVQWPSRKEVRVATIVVIALVTIIALYLFFVDWILSGLFQWALKS
- a CDS encoding 50S ribosomal protein L1; amino-acid sequence: MANKGKSYRAAAEKVDREKLYSLKDAISLVHQVKRAKFDETVELALRLGVDPRKADQNVRGTVILPHGTGKTVRVAVFAKGEKAREAEAAGADVVGAEELAKRISDEGWLEFDKAIATPDMMGVVGRLGKVLGPRGLMPNPKVGTVTMDVGKAVQELKGGKVEYRVDKAGNVHVPVGKSSFSEEQLVDNAMSLLTSVVRAKPSSSKGTYLLRVAVSSTMGPGVRVDPVSVTQHAAA